The sequence below is a genomic window from Bactrocera neohumeralis isolate Rockhampton chromosome 4, APGP_CSIRO_Bneo_wtdbg2-racon-allhic-juicebox.fasta_v2, whole genome shotgun sequence.
ATGGATatattcacctttcaatttatccacagtagtatatatacttatgtatgcatgtatgtatttaagaatTCACAATATTTGACCATTTCATACCAATATcagagaaattaataataatataaatgtacGTTCTCTGCCAATATTCTCTTGAATCAATAAAACTGAAACACAACTTGTGAAAACAAATGCTTTACTCGAATTTTTagcgcacatatacatacatacacatacatatatagtatgtatagatatgtacaCATAATCGTAATATGTCTTCTAGCTATTATCTTCATATATTATACCTGActtttgtatgtatgaaatagacgcacatacacatgtatttgtttatataaaattgtcaaaattttgaaatcttacATCGTAAGTGCCGTTTGCTTCCAATAAACGCTGGCGAAATTCAGTTTTTGCATTCTgaatatatttaacaaattttgcacGTAATATACTTTTTCGCACGAGCCATTCGGTTCTTACTCCAAACACCAAATTCTGATACTCTTCGAATAGGAACTGGCCAACAGCTTCAATTTCTAggaaattcaaataatattttattttaacaaatgcgttaacatattttcacattcactacatttttcttgtttaaatttctattttatattttttctcaccCCATTTCTCAGCTTTATGAggttttatctttttattttctgctgttatatttttatggttATCACATTCATCCTTATCTTTTATATCTGTGAAATCTACAATTCCATTACTCATTTTGAACATATCACACATTTTTACTCcttcttttaataatattgacacaagtaaaaacaataacataaaGAAATTCTCAATCCAACTATTGAAGTAACTGTTGTTTCACTTCGGCGGTTGATTTAACAATGCGTTTTGCTGCAAGCATTCTGCATATTTACAGTTTTTCTGACACGttgtagtatatgtacatacatatgtacatatataaatgctcaTGCACTTGAGATGGTGTTGTTAGGCTATGTGATACGATGGATTCCCCGAATTAAGAAACATATTGTCTAGTATTATCAGTGCTCGTTCACACACGAAAACTTTAGTTGACCAAACTAAACACGTAGTTTATAGTCGAGGGGATGAGGGCATCAAATTGCTCGTTCGCGAGTAACATGCTTTGTTTCTTCTTCATAACAGTTCGCTGCtacatttcttttcattttgaatttctttgcATGGTTGCAATCGCGCCTGAAGTCAAATGAATATAAGCAAGTACGCACCCCACGACCAAAAATCCGATCCAAAATGTTAAAAGAATTACTGGCCAATTCACATAAAACTTTTGGTCGATTTATGTCAGAAATTATATATCTGTTAAATTAATGCTGGTAGTTtatcaatattaatataattattttaatattttaattaaagcttCACTTTCTGAACTTACCAACACTCAATCGaaatatatcgattttttattgaacAACTGTCAACTATTTCCTTGCAACACTGCGTTGGAATTTCtgacaaagaaagaaaaagaacaaaaaactgCAGGAAAACCCACATTCGTCATTTTTCTGCTTTCGGCAGACAGTAATTTTTTcgctacaatatttttttagttaatagCCGGGGATACCTCAAAATTTAGTATTTGCATGAATAAACTTTATAGTGAGCAATTATAGTTCGTAGATTGCGTGCAAACAAAGGAGAAAATATATTCCGGGAACGTTAAATAAGTAGCCGAGCGTGAATATATGTCAGAAATGGAGTTACGTACACGTTCTAAATCAAGCCTTTCACGGGGTTGTTTAAACGTTTTCTCAATATATTTGGTCATATTTTCTACATTTACTGCATTCACATCCCTATGGGCACATGTTGACGAATTGGATTTAGATGAAGACTTAGCAACACAAACAAATTCCTTAATAGAGTTGAATGAGGATAATTGGCAATTAATGCTACGCGGCGAATGGATGGTGGAATTGTAAGTAAAGTtccaaaacaaatatgtaaaatagCAGTGGCCCCCTGCTTAGTAACCCATATAGTGTTGTGAATTTGCAAAATCTGTAATTATCACATACAGTTAATGCAGCAGATGTTGTAATGCATAaatgtacaaatacatataacatTTTAACACACTCATACCTTCAATGCAGGTAGTTTTGCAGCCGGCGAAATGGTTACTTTTACGTGTGACATTAAAAATTgacatcgatttttttgataaataatttattattattatttaaattaacatgTCATTTTTGCTTAATTTAGAAGCCCTGTGCTCTGTAACTTTTCTTGTTACAATTGATCAATTTTTTATCTGGTTTGGCAAATTTACCtattatgttataaaatattcacttactAAGATATCATCGTATAATTTGCTTAGCTTTGCTCCATGGTGCCCTGCTTGCAAAAATCTTGCGCCAACATGGGAACGCTTTGCTAAAACTGCAAAGGATCTGCGTGTAAGTGTGGCCAAGATTGACGTTACCACCTCTCCATCCTTAAGTGGGCGTTTCTTTGTTACCGCTCTGCCAACAATTTATCAGTAAGTTGATTATGCATAAttcaagaaacaaattttaaaacgttTCTCATACGAATTGCAGCGTTAAAGAAGGCGAATTCCGTCAATATCGGGGTTCACGCGATGGCGACGCTTTAATGTTGTTCCTTAAACAAAAGCAATGGCAAAAACTTGAACCAATTTCAGCATGGAAGAAACCTGACACCATACACATGTCTATACTATCGTACTTCTTTAAATTATCGCACACTTTGAAGGTGAGTTTACATTATATAAATTCTATTAGTcattaaaattattgcaaatatgATTAAgtataaaagtttaatttaaacagaaataaaaataattattagaaggttttcatttttataccctgaatattATTAAGTATGCCACGAATTTTGTAATACCCataagaagcgtcggagaccctgtaaaatatatccatatacataaatgagaAGTATGACATGCTGAGTCTaattagccatgtctgtctgtatataagtGAACTAGTCGCCCAGTATGCGATATTTATGAATCTTATTTTAACTTCGGTGcaatcgaaattaaatttttttcttgttttaacgcaatttagttaaatatgtatatatttaacacaACATTatctttttactttttacaattaaaatgtatttgcGCCTTACAGGATTTCAATGTACGCCTCCAGGAAGAATACGGTCTGCCAACTTGGGGTTCATACGCGCTCTTCGCCATCGGTACCATATTCATTGGCGCCGGTTTGGGCTTGTTACTCGTTTGTGTTGTCGACTTTTTATACCCACCAAAGAAATCGCAACGTCAAAGCTTCTCcgaattcaaagaaaaatctGCTGGTTCAGATGGCATAGAAGACTTAGCTGCTGATGAAATTGAGGATGAAAACGATCTAGCTGATGAGCAGGATGATGATGAagatgacgacgacgacgacgacgatgatgatgacgaaGACAACAATGAAGAACAAGATGATGAGAATGTCGATGGGGCTGGTGCAGAGGAAGACGATGCCGCTGGCACTTCGGATGGTGAGAAAAACTCAAACGCCAGTGAGTCAGATGAACCAGAAAGTGAGAAAGATATCAAGAAATCGGCTGGCGATGGTAATACACAGACACAGGCATTCATTGATAAAGAGAAGAAGGAAATGAGCAGCACTAGTCCGGCTGAGGTGCGTAAACGCAAACCACGGAAAGCTGATTAAGATTCACAGAGtcgaaaacttaaaaacaaaaattaaataaaaaacaatgcgtttttaaatatacaaatattcaaatCAAATTTAGTTAGCGTACAGAGCTTGAACTCTGCTCTTATATTGCGAACGCCTACCTTTTGCCTAtaatatgtttttcttttttcatttgcctataatatgtttttctttttttcatttagctTAGTTATTCAATTTGAGTATTTTGCTATAGTAGAGGAAAATTTCGTGCGTCATATTAAAGAGGTGAACTTATAAGAAATTGCATTGAAAGCATCtctatttattaaaaagaagcACGATATAACTGATTAGCCCACATGAAACATAACTGTATAACACATTGGTGTATTATCGAATTGAAGTTTAATTATCAAGCTTatacaaattacaaatacaaactaATATTGTTAAATACAACAACGCACAAATGTTAATTGCAGTTTTTGAACATAAATTTATTGACTCCAATTAACTCTAcaacatacatttgttgcaattaaaatttgttttctccACAGGCATcaattgtgcaaaaaaaaaaaaaaatcaaattagccTTATTTAACTGGAAGCAAAAAAtcaatctaaatttttattttaatattgatgttatttgaatttttgtactAGTTTTTTTAGCAGACGCAGTGGAGTgctaaaagaaataattaacttATAGGAGTTGCAAACATGTACAAATGTGCATGCATAATAACCATAAAAAGGAGATATAAAAAGCGTGTGCAAATGGCACACTAATCAAATTTAATACAACATAATATGAGATATtctaaaatataacaaacaaaCGAAACATTATTGTGTAGCAAAAGAACACAAAACCGactgtaaattaatatttaagatGTCGCTTATTACTGATATTTTTCCGCACTTTAAAAcgcatttgtatttatttacaaaatcaaTTACACAATCATCACCACTTTACTGTGCTTTAACAGCAAATATTGATCTTTTTTACATACCTTattcatttcttatttaaaaagaaataaactttattattaaaaaaaaactaatttacatgaaagtataaaataaaattaatcaaattttggtaaaactatgatattttttactttataactAGCTTAGTTGAAATGTTTACCTGCTAACGCTACGTGTTAATGGGATTTTATTGTACTTTGTATTTTTCTCTAACAAATTACACTCAGAAGAATTTTCGCCTCATTGAAATTTGTAATCAAAAGTATTTTCTAAAATGAATGCAATGGAAAATACATTTTACTAagcaattataaatatgtatttttagcttaaaaattatttttaacaaaaaagtatttctattttataaaaatttgttttagccctaaaacaaaattttctttttaaatataaaagtcgtttattttattttactacatataaaactaaattctgttttacataaataaaccacaaataaatcaaacttgtatgcttctttatttatatGAGTATCACGTTTAggcttatttatgtacataacaCGCATACAAAAtagcatatactatacatttattttttatgaaaactcgAATTCAGCGAAACACAAGGAAAACTTGCGCAAAAAATATTAGATAATGGCTACTTGGCTTCTGTTTAATTAtaagataaatatttagaaaaaagtaataaatttaaaaataaaaaatttctataaaaaatatttgctaaaaatgTCTGTAATAGAAGcgtgtttataaataaattattaaatataattaagtgtataaaaaaaaataaacgtctTCAATTCTATTTTGTATATAACTTTACACTCTAGAAATAATGGGGTTATTCTAccttagaaataaaaataatctaaagaatgtttcaaaattcgaaatattttaatagcttAGTCTAAGGTCTATTTAGAAAgaatctacaacaacaacaacagtaatcgTAGCATAAAactgcaaatgcatttttttcgaGAATAGCTGTTATCTAATCCCCGGGTGGTAAGGTTCTGGTTGGTTCTCTTAAAAGTCATCTAACGATAGACATAGAAAATGTGCTGCTTCGACGGGCGGAGAATAAGACGAGGGGTGTCGGTTGACTGGGACTTGTTGGGCAATCAAAGTGGTGGTAAGAGTCATGTGATGACTCATTGCAtgcagcacatacatatatttggtatgcCAATTCTGCATAAGTAGGTGTTTAaaatgctacaatatccagaacgaagttgcgtaAGGGTCACTCTAGATTGTCGGGGCAACTCGACCTCTTCgcctgcaatgggtggtggtttgactccaaataCGCCATTGACTGAGAGGAAGGTGAAGGTGCtcatggctccactgtgaatggtgGTCAGTGCGTGTCTGCATTTGTTGTGTTAGTAATCTGGTCGTCGAACTGTTCGATGCCATCAAGGAAAGACCTGTTGATGCTTCAAGCAGACAACTGCACCGTTGATTTCTGCGTaacagaaactgcttggagaccACTGTAAATTGTGTTCTTTAAATGGAAGCATGCAGGCCTCAATTTTTAGGTGTTAGACTGGAGACATACGGAGTATCCAGTAACCGTTCGGATGCAGTGTTCTGACGCGTCTAAAGCTTCATCGCCTGCGTTTCATTACATCCAATGATGTCCTTTCAGAAACTGCCGACTGGCGATTTGAAGACTTTTTTGGGGCTCTGGACTTTGTAAATAATCGCTTTCGTATGGGTAGTGAATGAGCACAGGCGGTAACACAGAAGAATTTAACACCTAAAATCTCAGAATTGTTAGCAGTCTGAATTTTAATGGCATCGACAGTGAATATGGTGCCTGAAGATTTATTGAGGGAGAGTCAATCCCACTACAACCTGTTCTACGTTACTTTTTTATCAAGCCAATGGCTGTTATTTTGCCGATCTAACCTTGCTTGCTCGGTAAGTTTTTCAAAACTAGCTCTCAGAGGTTTGTTATAGAATCTTAAAATTTCCCTCTATGAGGAGGATTCTTTTGAGGTGAGCGCGATTACTTGCCGATAGATTACTGGTTGGGAAAGACCGATGACGGAACGGGGAGGCGGGTTGTgtattaaatgtaaatattttttgatagttTGACAGCATTAAAAAACACAAGCGTCATATACGGAGGCCATCCCCAAGACAATTGAGACTGTATTGCTAGGCCTTGGCGATACTTACCCGATTTTCTacgtgtataaaaaaattatcggaCAATCAAAGTTTTTGTTAAACTCGATTGTAATGTAAAGGTTCTATGCTAGCTTTTAGCAAAACTCGCTGCTTCGTTGAATTAAAGGTGCAAACATTTATATGGATTTTCCAGGATTATAACATATTCAATTGAAGAATGATATCGATGATACTTtctattcgaaaaattttaataaaacaccaatttttaaattttgaattttcttttattttttcagattcatcttatttctttccttttggtaatttacatttacaattgtgttgtttaaaattaaactaactAATGATAACTAAAgcacatataataatattaattatacatttttgttgtgttatttaaattaacaacaaaCCAAAGGCAAACATTTCTCAAAAGTCTGTTTTGTTtacgaaaataaaaagtgaaaattgcaaCCAAAATGAAACagaaagtattattattttcttttttattaaagtaaaacgttaatattaaaagaataaaaaatgtgaaaaaatccCTGCAATTTCGTTTAACTATAGCTAAgttgtaagtatgtgtatggGGGTGGATGAGCCAAAACGTTATTAGGTTTATGCCAAATCTCAACTATTGCGATTTGtggttttacatacatacttgtctgtatacatacatatacatatatgtatatatgtatatattttatgtaaaaaattgtacgTGCTATTGTagcaattacatatatgtatatattcctgttaatatatgtatgtatattcaaaagtaaatgtttttTCCTTATTCTTAATAGCTGTTCAAAAAATTGAGCTTACGAGTTATGGCTGATATGCTGGATATTCAAGAATTTTtcgtatataatttaaaaagtatcgcgaaatttcggattatttgtttataatttcgttttgaaatatcggtatttcttcaaattatgcactcaaagaaattttattatattaaaatatagcgTTTCAAGCATTAAAGCCAAAAAactgatattttttaattataattgttagaaaaattaatgcttatacacatttttacaaattaaaggTCAAACAAAATTATACCAGCATATCTCTCGCATTGCGTTCTATTCAATTCCCGCTCGATTTCCTTTTAACGCGTGTATCAGTTCTTTATATCACTAACTGTTGTTTATTACAAACATTATttactattgttttttttttgtttagatgTTAACGGCACTTGCATGtgaataaaatgttgaaaactgtAGTCTTCAGTAAAAAAAAGCTTCACACTCTATTACtctgtataaaaatgtttaaatacatattttacagttattttcatgtttcaagtatgtatgtgtgtatgtatgtaataactACCATTGTAACAAAtctttttgtaataattatataaatcccTGGCTATTGCATATTTGGTCTATTGTAATTGGGTTTATTTGAGGGGTGAATGGGTAAAAAATTGTATGGGGTAGGGGTAAGGCTAGTTATGTTGGGTAGGATAAGTAAGGTTCGGGTCAGTTAtgttatttgtgtatatatagtttctatatttgtaaaaaaaaatattttgataaaaaattgtactaTTGCAGTGTATGGAGGATACTAGGGGGAGTTATGCATTGAGATGCGTGCTgggatatatttatgtatttctatAGGAGTTTATgggaatttgttgttgtattgtattGTTATGATTTTCAAATACTTCAAGTAATTgttgtacataaaaaatttcgtgACGGCCAAAACGTACCAagtatttagtaaaattttaattcaactgTGTGAGACttacaaatttcttttactttatGGAACTAAAATGAATCAAGTGCAAGAGTTCAGGCGATATTCAAAACGAAGCGAAATTCTgtccattttataaaaaaaaaaaattggtaacaATTACATTTTGATAATTCATcaaactaataatttttaactgCATCAGTTGTATTGctataaatcatatttaaaagCAATCGATGCAACTGGCAACAACGTAAGTACTTTCGCCTTAATTCATTTCAGCcttaaaacatttgaaattttcatgtttcaagtgattttaattactttaaatattcaaaaaaaaaaaattactgaaatctCGTTGTTCTCTATTTACGAGATTGAATTGAGAAGAGTGAATTTGCTGCttcggaaatttttaaaataattttccaagcAAAATATTAACATCAActcacaataaatttttaagtatgaGCACAAAATGTATATGCATGTCTATTTTGGAATTATGCCTCTCTATAACTCGTAAAGCATAAATACTGCCAATATTGGCACTTGTTTCAAATGATGCAGCTCCTGGGCAGCTTTTCAACTCTTCGCAGTCATGTCACATTTATAATAGATTACTTACTAACTATGAGAAAACTTAAACAGGacaatacaaaaaaagtttaatattttaaatattaatgagGTATGTGTggtggaaattttgaaaattgaattttgtaaaCCGGTCTATTGCATAAAATTGCAGGATTGTCTTGTGCATGCTGCTGTAGATGTGATTGCTGAGCACTACAGCAGACGCActactaaaaaatatagtaataataaaaacattagtACAAGAGCGTGCGTCGATATATCGCCAGTGTGTATAGACTTGTGTGGGTACACGCGTTAGTTCGCGCTTTGACAACGTGTTATGCCACAAAGTCCAGCGGCCGATTGAAGCCACCTTTGCGATTCATATATTGACGATACTTGCGCTTTAAGATAACATGCACTTCACCAACATCGTTGCCTTCAACCTTCTTGTTTTTGGTGGTATCGAAAGTGCAGAATCCCATTGTTTTCAGCATTTCTACTTCTTCGGGTGATTTACCTTCCAAATCGGCTTCTGTGATTTTGGGACGTTCAGCGGCAGCGCCGCGTCGCCCAGACGACGTAGACGCCGAAGTAGATGGGTGTCCGCGAGAACGCGATCTAAATACAATAAGGGTGGTGTTTAGTCAATTTTATAAACCTATAAcgaactaaatataaataaattaataactaaagcaCTTATATTTCGATTACGGCATTTGGGTATTCAAAGTCCAATATGGACTGACCATCGTTTCAgcattttcttagaaaaaaacttgaaattaatattatgtACTAACTATAAATTTATTTCGTATATTTTAGTGTTACAAAAAGTGTTATAATCAATATTATTTCGGATAAGCTTCGTAGAAGATCTCCAGCATGCAAAATTTAAGACATCCCTTCAATGAGTGCGGCACGCTCCTTCGCTCGTCCTAATACGGCGGGACCGGATTGATTCAGTTTGAACGCGCGTTCGATAACGAACATTTCGGTGGCAGTTGAACTCATACCCACAAATGATAGCCAATCGTTTACAACCATGCCGGCTGCCAGCACATCACTGCCACGATTTACTGTGCCTGCCACCAACGGCACTTGCAAGAGTGATGATAATTCATCTTGATCTTGTATACTGGTTTTTGGATGTACCATACCACCCAAATTACTGAGCACGGCATATGAACCTACGAGCGGGGTTTCGGCAATTGTTTGCCTGAACACTTCCACTTTCAATACATCACCGATAATTTCTTCAGTTTCTTTGTCAAGGTCGGGATGCACTAGAGCAACATAGTCATTGCAGGCGATTACATTTCCCAGTGCTGAAAGACGTTCTTCCACGCGCTGTATTTTCACCGAATCTGGTAATGTGTTACGCAGATGCTGTAGTTCTACATCTGTAGTAGAATGTGGCACAAGTAATCCATTGCGATTACCTACTGTGAGGCGACCAATAATACGGCAGCCACCAATGCTAGCATGCACAACAGGAATGGTCTCCGCCAATTCACTTTCGTACACAC
It includes:
- the LOC126756264 gene encoding U4/U6.U5 small nuclear ribonucleoprotein 27 kDa protein, which encodes MGRSPSPSHRRREKERSERKKRRERRSRERERQRERETGAGGSRALRRRSHDRGGGGGGDRDRTRSRSRERDRASRRRSRSRSRGHPSTSASTSSGRRGAAAERPKITEADLEGKSPEEVEMLKTMGFCTFDTTKNKKVEGNDVGEVHVILKRKYRQYMNRKGGFNRPLDFVA
- the LOC126756259 gene encoding eukaryotic translation initiation factor 6; translation: MALRVQFENNDDIGVFSKLTNAYCLVAVGGSEAFYSVYESELAETIPVVHASIGGCRIIGRLTVGNRNGLLVPHSTTDVELQHLRNTLPDSVKIQRVEERLSALGNVIACNDYVALVHPDLDKETEEIIGDVLKVEVFRQTIAETPLVGSYAVLSNLGGMVHPKTSIQDQDELSSLLQVPLVAGTVNRGSDVLAAGMVVNDWLSFVGMSSTATEMFVIERAFKLNQSGPAVLGRAKERAALIEGMS
- the LOC126756251 gene encoding thioredoxin-related transmembrane protein 1; its protein translation is MSEMELRTRSKSSLSRGCLNVFSIYLVIFSTFTAFTSLWAHVDELDLDEDLATQTNSLIELNEDNWQLMLRGEWMVEFFAPWCPACKNLAPTWERFAKTAKDLRVSVAKIDVTTSPSLSGRFFVTALPTIYHVKEGEFRQYRGSRDGDALMLFLKQKQWQKLEPISAWKKPDTIHMSILSYFFKLSHTLKDFNVRLQEEYGLPTWGSYALFAIGTIFIGAGLGLLLVCVVDFLYPPKKSQRQSFSEFKEKSAGSDGIEDLAADEIEDENDLADEQDDDEDDDDDDDDDDDEDNNEEQDDENVDGAGAEEDDAAGTSDGEKNSNASESDEPESEKDIKKSAGDGNTQTQAFIDKEKKEMSSTSPAEVRKRKPRKAD